One segment of Alistipes finegoldii DSM 17242 DNA contains the following:
- a CDS encoding porin: MKKRLLSALLFTAALSLPAAAQTLPAQPAPEGSGTRPAPRTSAAEIDDANDAASPEEVSKKITRFEKILAALPKFSGYAQIGYTYQTNVGGTDGKNSSSFNVKRMRLILTGDISRTFDYKMQFEGFSSSADQQGKALITVQDMYLRAKIRPQIHIWAGQFPVPLTIENYDISPGTLEVPNFSHAILKMVCRNAVSGYNTYGRDCGLQATGAFLHRDGWDMLTYNLALFNGSQMNRSDDNKSKDIVARLTFFPLRELRISGSVNWGEYTNNTVSKDYIPMTRYAAGFWYDSEHILVRAEYAHTGSSAAYTDKTTGEKTRGKVDEQMYYLIAGYKFKGKYMPVIRYDVFNGKRNTYLPGSVGKQQDFLVGFLYMPIPRLKAQAAWTLSKYSAAGAKNGNGFEVALIGFF, encoded by the coding sequence ATGAAAAAACGCTTACTATCCGCACTGCTGTTCACCGCCGCACTGAGTCTCCCGGCGGCCGCGCAGACGCTCCCCGCACAACCCGCCCCGGAAGGCTCCGGCACACGACCGGCACCCCGAACAAGCGCCGCCGAGATCGACGACGCCAACGACGCCGCTTCGCCGGAAGAAGTCTCGAAGAAGATCACCCGGTTCGAGAAGATTCTCGCCGCGCTGCCCAAATTTTCGGGCTATGCACAGATCGGCTACACCTACCAGACCAACGTCGGGGGAACGGACGGCAAAAATTCGTCGTCGTTCAACGTCAAGCGCATGCGTCTGATCCTCACGGGCGACATCTCCCGTACGTTCGACTACAAGATGCAGTTCGAGGGCTTCTCCAGCTCGGCCGACCAGCAGGGCAAGGCGCTCATCACCGTGCAGGACATGTACCTGCGGGCCAAAATCCGCCCCCAGATACACATCTGGGCCGGCCAGTTCCCCGTTCCGCTGACCATCGAGAATTACGACATCTCGCCCGGCACGCTCGAAGTCCCCAACTTCTCGCACGCCATTCTCAAAATGGTCTGCCGCAACGCCGTGTCGGGCTACAACACCTACGGACGCGACTGCGGCCTGCAAGCCACGGGCGCGTTCCTGCACCGCGACGGCTGGGACATGCTCACCTACAACCTCGCCCTCTTCAACGGCTCGCAGATGAACCGTTCGGACGACAACAAGTCGAAAGACATCGTGGCGCGCCTCACGTTCTTCCCTCTCAGGGAGCTGCGCATTTCAGGCTCGGTGAACTGGGGCGAATACACCAACAACACGGTTTCGAAGGACTATATCCCCATGACGCGCTACGCCGCCGGCTTCTGGTACGACAGCGAACACATCCTCGTCCGGGCCGAATACGCGCACACCGGCTCCTCCGCGGCCTACACAGACAAGACGACGGGGGAAAAGACACGCGGCAAGGTCGACGAACAGATGTACTACCTCATCGCAGGCTACAAATTCAAGGGCAAATACATGCCCGTAATCCGCTACGACGTCTTCAACGGCAAACGCAACACCTACCTGCCCGGCTCGGTCGGCAAGCAGCAGGACTTTCTGGTGGGCTTCCTCTACATGCCCATTCCGCGGCTGAAGGCGCAGGCCGCATGGACGCTTTCGAAATACTCGGCGGCGGGAGCCAAGAACGGCAACGGCTTCGAAGTGGCGCTGATCGGATTCTTCTGA
- the lptB gene encoding LPS export ABC transporter ATP-binding protein, which yields MRLYTSELVKKYKARTVVDHVSIDVNQGEIVGLLGPNGAGKTTTFYMIVGLIKPNEGRIFLENDEGQVAELTNEPVYKRAQMGVGYLAQEASVFRRLSVEDNLRAVLEMTEYSKEYQAERVESLIEEFRLQKVRKSLGIQLSGGERRRTEIARAVAINPAFILLDEPFAGVDPIAVEDIQSIVATLKHKNIGVIITDHNVDETLAITDRTYLLYEGKILKTGTAEELAADPMVRKVYLGQHFELKKSHQLTQEMKNRKTPQE from the coding sequence ATGCGCCTATACACAAGCGAACTTGTCAAGAAATATAAAGCCCGTACGGTCGTCGATCACGTCTCGATCGACGTCAATCAGGGCGAGATCGTCGGACTGCTCGGCCCCAACGGAGCGGGCAAGACCACGACCTTCTATATGATCGTGGGACTCATCAAGCCCAACGAAGGACGCATTTTTCTGGAAAACGACGAGGGACAGGTCGCCGAGCTGACCAACGAACCGGTCTACAAGCGCGCGCAGATGGGCGTGGGCTATCTGGCGCAGGAAGCGTCGGTTTTCCGCCGCCTGTCGGTCGAGGACAACCTCCGCGCCGTGCTCGAAATGACCGAATATTCGAAGGAGTATCAGGCCGAGCGCGTCGAATCGCTGATCGAGGAGTTCCGCCTGCAGAAGGTCCGCAAGAGCCTCGGCATCCAGCTTTCGGGCGGTGAACGCCGCCGCACGGAGATCGCGCGCGCCGTGGCCATCAACCCGGCGTTCATCCTGCTCGACGAACCCTTCGCGGGCGTGGACCCGATCGCCGTGGAGGACATCCAGTCGATCGTGGCGACGCTCAAGCACAAGAACATCGGCGTGATCATCACCGACCACAACGTCGACGAGACGCTGGCCATCACCGACCGCACCTACCTGCTCTACGAAGGCAAGATACTCAAAACCGGCACCGCCGAGGAGCTGGCTGCCGACCCGATGGTCCGCAAGGTCTATCTGGGCCAGCACTTCGAGCTGAAAAAGAGCCACCAGCTGACGCAGGAGATGAAAAACCGCAAAACTCCGCAGGAATAA
- the aroA gene encoding 3-phosphoshikimate 1-carboxyvinyltransferase, protein MDKTVPSGRVKGTLTPPCSKSYAQRALAASLLCEETSVLRNIEFCSDTRSALQCIETLGARVTRIGEETLSIEGGLRPQGHTLRVGESGLSTRLFTPIASLCGTPITIEGEGTLLRRPMEMMTGPLRTLGVRVRDNGGFLPFEVRGPIRGGEVDVDGSVSSQFITGLMLALPLARHDTTIHVRSAVSTPYLDMTIDTAARFGVEICHNDYEEFYIEGGQRYSPACLSIEGDWSAAAMLLVAGAVAGEVTVRNISMLSKQADTAVCTALVRAGAAVINEADSVTAISRPLHGFEFDATNCPDLFPALAALAAAADGVSTIRGTSRLLHKESNRAEAIREEYAKVGIEVDISEEAVMRIRGGKIRPARVSSHDDHRMAMSMAVSALRCDGQITIENAECVAKSYPGFFEDLEKIRV, encoded by the coding sequence ATGGATAAGACGGTTCCATCGGGCCGCGTCAAAGGCACGCTGACGCCGCCCTGCTCGAAAAGCTACGCACAGCGCGCCTTGGCGGCATCGCTTCTCTGCGAAGAGACCTCCGTGCTGCGCAACATCGAGTTCTGCAGCGACACGCGCTCGGCGTTGCAGTGCATCGAGACGCTCGGCGCCCGCGTGACCCGGATCGGCGAAGAGACGCTTTCGATCGAAGGCGGGCTGCGCCCGCAGGGGCACACGCTCCGCGTCGGCGAGTCGGGTCTTTCGACACGCCTATTCACCCCCATCGCTTCGCTCTGCGGCACGCCGATCACCATCGAAGGCGAGGGCACGCTGCTCCGCCGCCCGATGGAGATGATGACAGGACCGCTGCGCACGCTGGGCGTCCGGGTGCGCGACAACGGCGGATTCCTGCCCTTCGAAGTCCGCGGACCGATCCGCGGCGGCGAGGTCGACGTGGACGGCTCGGTTTCGTCGCAGTTCATCACGGGACTCATGCTGGCGCTGCCGCTGGCCCGACACGACACCACGATCCATGTGCGGAGCGCGGTTTCGACCCCTTATCTGGACATGACCATAGACACCGCGGCCCGTTTCGGCGTGGAAATCTGCCATAACGATTACGAAGAGTTCTACATCGAAGGCGGCCAGCGTTACAGCCCGGCCTGCCTGAGCATCGAGGGCGACTGGAGCGCGGCGGCCATGCTGCTGGTGGCCGGCGCCGTCGCCGGAGAGGTTACAGTACGGAATATCTCGATGCTCTCGAAGCAGGCCGACACGGCCGTCTGCACGGCGCTGGTCCGGGCCGGCGCCGCCGTCATCAACGAAGCCGATTCGGTGACGGCGATCAGCCGCCCGCTGCACGGCTTCGAATTCGACGCCACCAACTGCCCCGACCTCTTCCCCGCCCTTGCGGCCCTCGCCGCGGCGGCCGACGGCGTCAGCACGATCCGCGGCACTTCGCGGCTGCTGCACAAGGAGAGCAACCGCGCCGAGGCGATCCGCGAAGAATACGCCAAAGTAGGTATCGAAGTGGACATCTCGGAAGAGGCGGTCATGCGCATCCGCGGCGGCAAAATCCGCCCGGCGCGCGTTTCGAGCCACGACGACCACCGCATGGCCATGTCGATGGCGGTCTCGGCGCTGCGCTGCGACGGGCAGATAACGATCGAAAACGCCGAGTGCGTAGCCAAGAGCTACCCCGGCTTCTTCGAAGACCTTGAAAAAATCAGAGTTTAA
- a CDS encoding chorismate synthase, translating to MNIFGHNFRLAIWGESHGQQIGISIDGIPAGVPLSAEDFETDLARRRSGARGTTPRREPDIPQIVSGLYNGMTTGAPLTIEFANRDTHSQDYANVMRHYRPSHADMVAYHKFNGFNDPRGGGHFSARLTVALTAAGVVAKKILPPGVTFDTRVAEIGGCTDPEGFDEVLRAAAAEQDSVGGIIECRVQGVPLGLGQPFFDSAESMIAHLLFSVPAVKGVEFGSGFAGARMRGSENNDPFLDVEGTTATNNAGGINGGLTNGNELVVRAAVKPTPSIGREQMTYNLATNKVEPLMIRGRHDVCVALRGAVVVEAAVAIALANFIR from the coding sequence ATGAACATTTTCGGTCATAACTTCAGGCTCGCCATCTGGGGCGAGTCGCACGGCCAGCAGATCGGCATCTCGATCGACGGCATTCCGGCAGGCGTTCCGCTTTCGGCGGAGGATTTCGAAACCGACCTCGCACGCCGGCGCAGCGGCGCGCGCGGCACCACGCCGCGCCGCGAACCCGACATCCCGCAGATCGTGTCGGGACTCTACAACGGCATGACCACGGGCGCCCCGCTGACCATCGAGTTCGCCAACCGCGACACCCACTCGCAGGACTACGCCAACGTGATGCGCCACTACCGGCCCTCGCACGCCGACATGGTGGCCTACCACAAATTCAACGGCTTCAACGACCCGCGCGGCGGCGGCCACTTCTCGGCCCGCCTGACCGTGGCGCTCACGGCCGCAGGCGTGGTCGCCAAGAAGATACTGCCGCCGGGCGTGACCTTCGACACCCGCGTCGCGGAGATCGGAGGCTGCACCGACCCGGAGGGTTTCGACGAGGTGCTGCGCGCCGCGGCCGCCGAGCAGGACTCCGTAGGCGGCATCATCGAATGCCGCGTGCAGGGCGTTCCGCTGGGGCTGGGACAGCCCTTCTTCGACTCGGCCGAAAGCATGATCGCCCACCTGCTCTTCTCGGTTCCCGCCGTCAAGGGCGTGGAATTCGGCAGCGGCTTCGCCGGGGCGCGCATGCGCGGCTCCGAGAACAACGACCCGTTCCTCGACGTCGAAGGCACGACAGCGACCAACAACGCGGGCGGCATCAACGGCGGACTGACCAACGGCAACGAACTCGTCGTCCGCGCCGCCGTCAAGCCCACGCCGAGCATCGGCCGCGAACAGATGACCTACAATCTGGCCACGAACAAGGTCGAGCCGCTGATGATCCGCGGCCGCCACGACGTCTGCGTCGCCCTGCGGGGCGCGGTGGTCGTCGAAGCCGCCGTAGCCATCGCGCTGGCCAACTTCATCCGCTAA
- the prmC gene encoding peptide chain release factor N(5)-glutamine methyltransferase, translating to MTTRRDILGRISARLAPLYGAREARSIALVAVSELSGLSASALLTDPGAPLEIAELDDILSQLAAGRPVQYVVGRTEFCGRTFAVHEGVLIPRPETEELAAWIAQAETEAATLLDVGTGSGCIAATLALALPGAQVYAADISDTALETAARNCRALGAGVILRKADALSDLAEVFPGPFDVIVSNPPYVPQSDLPAMHVNVREYEPHEALFVPDDDPLRFYRAIARAGRRTLRPGGRLYFEIYERFADAMRRMLGEEGYTDTEVREDLNGKPRMICSRLK from the coding sequence ATGACCACGCGCCGCGACATACTCGGCCGTATTTCGGCACGCCTCGCGCCCCTCTACGGGGCGCGTGAAGCACGGAGCATCGCCCTCGTCGCCGTCTCGGAGCTGTCGGGGCTGAGCGCGTCGGCCCTGCTGACCGATCCCGGCGCGCCGCTCGAAATCGCGGAGCTGGACGACATCCTCAGCCAGCTGGCCGCAGGCCGTCCGGTGCAGTATGTCGTGGGGCGCACGGAGTTCTGCGGCCGCACGTTCGCCGTGCACGAAGGGGTGCTGATTCCCCGGCCCGAAACCGAAGAGCTGGCGGCATGGATCGCGCAGGCCGAAACCGAAGCCGCCACTCTGCTCGACGTGGGCACCGGAAGCGGCTGCATCGCGGCCACCCTCGCGCTGGCGCTGCCCGGCGCGCAGGTATATGCGGCGGACATCTCCGACACGGCGCTGGAAACCGCCGCCCGCAACTGCCGGGCGCTCGGCGCCGGGGTCATCCTGCGCAAGGCCGACGCCCTGAGCGATCTGGCCGAAGTCTTTCCGGGACCGTTCGACGTCATCGTCTCCAACCCGCCCTACGTGCCGCAGAGCGACCTGCCCGCGATGCACGTCAATGTGCGGGAATACGAGCCGCACGAAGCGTTATTCGTCCCCGACGACGACCCGCTGCGCTTCTACCGCGCCATCGCCCGCGCCGGACGGCGGACGCTCCGCCCCGGCGGCAGGCTCTACTTCGAAATTTACGAACGCTTCGCCGACGCCATGCGCCGCATGCTCGGCGAAGAGGGATATACGGACACCGAGGTCCGCGAAGACCTCAACGGCAAACCCCGCATGATATGCAGCCGCCTGAAGTAA
- a CDS encoding regulatory protein RecX, which yields MQPPEVKTTGKRAKTPEQALAALMRLCARAEKSQDDARRLMRGWGLAEREGEQVLARLVRDRFIDDGRYAEAFVRDKLRLSGWGEYKIRTALQRKRIDRELIDAALAQADRQDMAGRLRQQLERKMRTTRHTTQYELKTKLIRYGLSLGYDYETVLDSAAALVTDTETCDEF from the coding sequence ATGCAGCCGCCTGAAGTAAAAACGACCGGGAAACGCGCCAAAACGCCCGAACAGGCCCTCGCCGCACTCATGCGGCTCTGTGCGCGCGCAGAAAAGTCGCAGGACGACGCCCGGCGGCTGATGCGCGGCTGGGGGCTTGCTGAGCGCGAGGGCGAGCAGGTGCTGGCGCGGCTCGTCCGCGACCGCTTCATCGACGACGGCCGTTACGCCGAAGCTTTCGTGCGCGACAAACTGCGGCTGAGCGGCTGGGGCGAATACAAGATCCGCACGGCCCTGCAGCGCAAGCGTATCGACAGGGAGCTGATCGACGCGGCGCTGGCGCAGGCCGACCGTCAGGATATGGCCGGCCGGCTGCGGCAGCAGCTGGAACGCAAGATGCGGACGACCAGACATACGACACAATACGAACTCAAAACCAAACTGATACGTTACGGGCTTTCGCTGGGATACGACTACGAGACGGTGCTCGACAGCGCCGCCGCGCTCGTGACGGACACGGAGACATGCGACGAATTCTGA
- a CDS encoding M23 family metallopeptidase has protein sequence MRRILTLLLFTTICSGAQGQRLNPGDYIYPIRGVAGLYSANFGEMRPGHFHGGIDIKTDGGEGKPLVAVADGYVSRVSVSPSGYGRAIYLTLGNGTTAVYGHLQRFRGDIEKQVREERCRRRANSVDLWFGPGAWPVAQGDTIGFSGNSGSSMGPHLHFELRDTPTQRLYNVVREGVVRPDDDLPPRIMRIHYIEVDSVQGVPVHGSPESYAVVREAEGRYRLTREEPVGTGRKGYFVLEASDRRNGVHNTFGLWRASMSVDGDPRFEYRMDGFTHDLSRCCDAVSHYPMQLTSRNEVIRLAQLAESPDCFYPVMRERGLVRTAEGEKRRIRIEAEDDCGNRSQLEFDILGRTETLRAEADSTAVVLRPEKAALVRAGRDLTARIPAGAVYEPIFCRPEQRQAPASDSTAAILSPAYRILGAETPLCRPMTVSVHAFVPDDMQSRTVLATRTAKGRIACIGGRYADGAVTATTRTTGDIFVAADTIPPRIRPLFSEGADLGGARSIRFRVSDNFSGIASCTLLIDGRWAPCDRFPMQGTLVHAFDRPAAKKRRSVQLSVTDGCGNTARWEGTFWR, from the coding sequence ATGCGACGAATTCTGACATTACTGCTTTTCACGACGATCTGCTCCGGGGCGCAGGGCCAGCGGCTCAACCCCGGAGATTACATATATCCGATCCGCGGCGTCGCGGGGCTTTACTCGGCCAACTTCGGCGAAATGCGTCCCGGACACTTCCACGGCGGCATAGACATCAAGACCGACGGCGGCGAGGGCAAACCCCTCGTGGCCGTGGCCGACGGTTACGTCTCGCGCGTGAGCGTCAGCCCGTCGGGCTACGGACGGGCGATATACCTCACGCTCGGCAACGGCACGACGGCCGTATACGGCCACCTGCAACGGTTCCGCGGCGACATCGAAAAACAGGTCCGCGAAGAACGCTGCCGCCGCCGCGCGAACAGCGTCGATCTCTGGTTCGGCCCCGGCGCATGGCCCGTCGCACAGGGCGACACGATCGGATTTTCGGGCAACAGCGGTTCGTCGATGGGGCCCCATCTGCATTTCGAACTGCGCGACACCCCGACCCAGCGGCTTTACAACGTCGTGCGCGAAGGCGTCGTCCGCCCCGACGACGACCTGCCGCCCCGCATCATGCGCATCCACTACATCGAGGTGGACAGCGTGCAGGGCGTTCCCGTCCACGGCAGTCCGGAGAGCTATGCCGTCGTCCGCGAAGCGGAAGGCCGCTACCGGCTGACGCGCGAAGAGCCCGTCGGCACGGGACGCAAAGGCTATTTCGTCCTCGAAGCCAGCGACCGCCGCAACGGGGTGCACAACACCTTCGGACTATGGAGGGCGAGCATGTCCGTGGACGGCGATCCCCGGTTCGAATACCGCATGGACGGCTTCACGCACGACCTTTCGCGCTGCTGCGACGCCGTGAGCCACTACCCCATGCAGCTCACCTCGCGCAACGAGGTGATCCGGCTGGCGCAGCTGGCCGAATCGCCCGACTGCTTCTATCCCGTCATGCGGGAGCGCGGCCTCGTCCGCACCGCCGAGGGCGAGAAACGGCGCATCCGCATCGAAGCCGAAGACGACTGCGGCAACCGCTCGCAGCTCGAATTCGACATTCTCGGCCGCACGGAAACGCTCCGCGCCGAAGCTGACAGCACGGCCGTCGTCCTGCGGCCCGAAAAGGCGGCTTTGGTCCGTGCGGGCCGCGATCTGACGGCCCGCATCCCCGCAGGAGCGGTCTACGAACCCATTTTCTGCCGCCCGGAACAGCGTCAAGCCCCCGCATCCGACTCCACGGCGGCGATCCTCTCGCCCGCCTACCGCATCCTCGGCGCCGAAACGCCCCTGTGCCGCCCGATGACAGTCTCCGTACACGCCTTCGTGCCCGACGACATGCAATCCCGTACGGTTCTTGCGACCCGTACGGCCAAAGGACGCATCGCCTGCATCGGCGGCAGATACGCCGACGGCGCCGTGACGGCGACGACCCGCACCACGGGCGACATCTTCGTCGCCGCCGACACCATACCGCCGCGCATCCGGCCGCTCTTCAGCGAAGGGGCCGACCTCGGCGGCGCCCGCAGCATCCGCTTCCGCGTGAGCGACAATTTCTCAGGCATCGCCTCCTGCACGCTGCTCATCGACGGCCGCTGGGCGCCCTGCGACCGTTTCCCGATGCAGGGTACGCTCGTACATGCGTTCGACCGCCCCGCCGCAAAAAAACGCCGCAGCGTACAACTCTCGGTAACCGACGGATGCGGCAATACAGCCCGCTGGGAGGGAACATTTTGGCGGTAA
- a CDS encoding response regulator, with translation MTDNNPDVRKPLILIAEDVESNYKFLEIILKKEYDLLWAKNGREAVDFAMEHKPDAILMDIKMPVMDGIEALKEIRRYTAELPVIMQTAYAFDTDRRTAEEAGCNGFITKPVMPRELKMYLDKYLNK, from the coding sequence ATGACAGACAACAATCCCGACGTACGGAAACCCTTGATTCTGATAGCGGAAGATGTCGAGAGCAACTACAAGTTTCTGGAAATAATACTCAAAAAAGAGTACGATCTGCTATGGGCCAAGAATGGCAGGGAGGCTGTCGATTTTGCCATGGAGCACAAGCCCGACGCAATACTGATGGACATCAAAATGCCCGTCATGGACGGCATCGAGGCGCTGAAGGAGATTCGCCGCTACACGGCCGAACTGCCCGTGATCATGCAAACGGCCTATGCCTTCGACACCGACCGCCGCACTGCCGAGGAAGCCGGATGCAACGGATTCATCACCAAACCCGTCATGCCGCGCGAACTGAAAATGTATCTGGACAAATACCTGAACAAATAA
- a CDS encoding phage integrase SAM-like domain-containing protein, with the protein MATFKTCVFKNHLRKDGTYNVKLRVTHNRISRKISTPYYVEAKYVTPNLEITDKELLGLCEDLCADCRKICRELGFTINRMSVDDLVHVLDVKLAGSEDFHLDFCKFWREQADTLSPGTRRNYIAALNAFQRFIGTDSFDIMHITSRLISEFMAFIEHEPSQRGSNRKTPSKLKDAQKSRAISLYIANMKAMYNRAKLKYNDEDYGFIPITRAPFSKIKLPEHVPAKRAISLETLQRIIDLPYRPDTVTGAKRYNLAKDCFIMSFGLIGMNSVDLYTCQDIEDGVLIYHRKKTCTRRADRAEMRVKIEPMIAPLMAKYKDPFKKRIFRFYLEYSNPDALNKAINKGLQMIAVELGLPALQYYAARHAWATIARSRLLKIEKATVHEALNHVDLKMRVTDMYIEKDWSVIWEAHTKVLALLKWPDK; encoded by the coding sequence ATGGCTACTTTTAAGACTTGTGTATTCAAAAATCATCTGCGTAAAGACGGCACGTATAATGTGAAATTACGTGTTACCCATAATCGAATATCGCGCAAAATCAGTACACCCTACTATGTCGAGGCGAAGTATGTTACCCCGAACCTCGAAATTACCGACAAAGAACTTCTCGGATTGTGCGAGGACCTGTGTGCTGATTGTCGAAAAATATGCCGAGAATTGGGATTTACGATTAATCGGATGTCGGTCGATGACCTGGTGCATGTTCTCGATGTGAAATTAGCCGGTTCCGAAGATTTCCATTTGGACTTTTGCAAATTTTGGAGGGAGCAGGCTGATACCCTGTCACCAGGAACTCGGCGAAATTATATTGCCGCCTTGAATGCCTTCCAACGGTTTATCGGGACCGATTCATTCGATATAATGCACATCACATCTCGCTTGATCAGCGAATTTATGGCTTTCATCGAGCATGAGCCTTCACAACGGGGATCTAATCGGAAAACCCCGAGTAAGCTGAAAGATGCACAAAAGTCACGGGCAATCTCATTATATATTGCGAATATGAAGGCCATGTATAACCGTGCAAAATTGAAATACAATGATGAAGATTATGGGTTTATTCCAATCACGCGAGCTCCGTTCTCGAAAATAAAGTTACCGGAGCATGTACCAGCCAAACGCGCTATTTCATTGGAAACATTACAGCGAATAATCGATCTGCCTTATAGACCGGATACGGTAACAGGAGCAAAACGATATAATTTGGCGAAAGATTGTTTCATCATGTCTTTTGGACTGATAGGTATGAATTCCGTTGATTTGTACACTTGCCAAGACATTGAAGACGGTGTACTAATCTATCACCGCAAAAAAACATGCACCAGGCGAGCGGATCGGGCCGAAATGCGAGTGAAAATTGAGCCGATGATTGCACCGTTGATGGCCAAGTACAAAGACCCCTTCAAAAAACGAATATTCAGATTCTATCTCGAGTATTCTAATCCGGATGCTCTGAATAAGGCGATAAATAAGGGGTTGCAGATGATCGCTGTCGAATTGGGGTTGCCGGCGCTGCAATATTATGCAGCACGCCATGCCTGGGCCACGATTGCCCGATCACGATTGCTGAAGATTGAGAAGGCAACTGTCCATGAAGCACTTAACCACGTTGATCTGAAGATGCGAGTAACCGATATGTATATTGAGAAGGATTGGTCTGTAATATGGGAAGCCCATACAAAAGTACTTGCACTCTTAAAATGGCCCGATAAATAG
- a CDS encoding SH3 beta-barrel fold-containing protein, translated as MDNERLIRILTKKLRDKYNLTYWPLRLDVENAVNEALQQTDELDNLLIQLRTRAVRFSYRKQDGTFREAFGTLKPCLPEEYRAGSKSRSRSTNDCVHYFDLERNAWRCFCPENFITVHELP; from the coding sequence ATGGATAACGAGCGTTTAATTCGGATTCTCACGAAGAAATTGCGTGACAAGTACAATTTAACGTATTGGCCCTTGCGGTTGGATGTCGAAAACGCCGTCAATGAAGCCTTACAGCAAACGGACGAACTGGATAATCTCCTGATCCAGTTGCGTACCCGGGCCGTGAGGTTCAGTTACCGCAAACAGGACGGGACATTCCGGGAGGCTTTCGGGACACTGAAGCCCTGTCTGCCGGAAGAGTACCGGGCCGGAAGTAAATCTCGCAGCCGTTCGACAAACGACTGTGTGCATTACTTCGACCTTGAGCGGAATGCCTGGCGTTGCTTCTGTCCAGAGAATTTCATCACGGTTCACGAGCTTCCGTAA
- a CDS encoding single-stranded DNA-binding protein — protein MKQTTIVGNIGRDAVCREGDGGHKFVSFSVAYAERKTGETDEQGNPATVALWAECEIYVGPESSAEGLLKLLTKGRFIYIEAEGKVEAWIDKNNQLRSRILYRVTSFQV, from the coding sequence ATGAAACAAACTACTATTGTCGGCAACATCGGCCGGGATGCCGTATGCCGCGAGGGCGACGGCGGTCACAAATTCGTATCATTCAGTGTCGCGTATGCCGAACGCAAGACGGGTGAAACGGACGAGCAGGGGAATCCGGCAACGGTTGCTCTGTGGGCGGAGTGCGAAATCTACGTCGGCCCGGAAAGTTCTGCCGAGGGGCTTCTGAAACTGCTGACCAAAGGGCGATTCATTTATATCGAAGCCGAAGGCAAGGTAGAAGCGTGGATTGATAAGAATAACCAACTGCGATCGAGGATTCTCTACCGGGTGACGAGTTTTCAGGTCTGA
- a CDS encoding DUF6722 family protein: MRKELGKWFMDIAKYLLTAVVVGALINDIENSRWLVYVGGIGATLSCLFIGLGLLRQKEANKTQEE; this comes from the coding sequence ATGAGAAAGGAATTGGGTAAATGGTTCATGGATATTGCCAAATATCTTCTAACGGCAGTTGTCGTTGGGGCCTTAATTAATGATATAGAGAATTCGCGATGGCTTGTTTATGTCGGAGGGATCGGGGCGACATTGAGTTGCTTGTTTATTGGCTTGGGGTTACTTCGGCAGAAAGAAGCAAATAAAACACAGGAGGAATAA
- a CDS encoding type II toxin-antitoxin system Phd/YefM family antitoxin: MRTANYSDLRQNLKTYIDSVIEDSDTVIINRGGGAGVVLMSLDEYNSIKETEYLMKSPENVKRIKAAEQEIRDGKGKVIAPEDIWK; this comes from the coding sequence ATGAGAACAGCAAACTATTCCGATTTAAGGCAGAATCTCAAAACCTATATAGATTCTGTTATCGAGGATTCGGATACGGTTATCATTAACCGCGGCGGGGGAGCCGGGGTCGTGTTGATGTCTTTGGATGAATATAACTCCATCAAGGAAACCGAGTATCTTATGAAATCCCCCGAGAATGTGAAGCGTATCAAAGCTGCCGAGCAGGAGATCCGCGACGGCAAAGGAAAGGTTATCGCTCCTGAAGATATATGGAAATAG
- a CDS encoding Txe/YoeB family addiction module toxin: MEIVFSEQAQADIAFWKKSGNKAIMNRISALLADIAEHPFTGIGKPEPLKYDLAGKWSRRINTEHRIVYSVHDEMIEVYILSMRYHYSK, encoded by the coding sequence ATGGAAATAGTCTTTTCGGAACAAGCGCAGGCGGACATCGCTTTTTGGAAGAAAAGCGGCAACAAGGCGATTATGAATCGTATATCCGCATTACTGGCGGATATAGCGGAACATCCGTTCACCGGTATCGGTAAGCCAGAACCCCTGAAGTATGATCTGGCCGGGAAGTGGTCTCGGCGTATCAATACTGAACATCGCATCGTTTACTCGGTGCACGATGAAATGATCGAGGTCTATATCCTCTCGATGCGTTATCATTACAGTAAGTAA